Proteins encoded by one window of Pseudonocardia alni:
- the rpmF gene encoding 50S ribosomal protein L32, giving the protein MAVPKRRMSRSNTRARRSQWKATAPTLVACSNRACREPKLQHIACPTCGQYDGRQVTSPA; this is encoded by the coding sequence ATGGCCGTTCCCAAGCGCCGGATGTCGCGGTCGAACACGCGTGCGCGCCGGTCGCAGTGGAAGGCCACTGCGCCGACCCTGGTCGCCTGCTCGAACCGCGCCTGCCGTGAGCCGAAGCTGCAGCACATCGCCTGCCCGACCTGTGGGCAGTACGACGGCCGTCAGGTCACCAGCCCGGCCTGA
- the rnc gene encoding ribonuclease III, whose protein sequence is MGDKSVTGPVTDRSPLLSALGVDLDEALLTLALTHRSYAYEHGGLPTNERLEFLGDSVLSIVITERLYRDHPDLPEGQLAKLRASVVNMHALATVAVALPTPDDGPHGLGAYLYLGRGEELTGGRSKASILADATEALLGAVYLAHGLEPSRELIHRLFADLLHSAPLLGAGLDWKTSLQELTAAGGHGVPEYRIDEEGPDHLKVFTATAVVGGRDLGSGEGRTKKEAEQKAAEIAWHALSDESAGSGR, encoded by the coding sequence GTGGGCGACAAGAGCGTGACCGGTCCGGTGACGGACCGGTCACCTCTGCTGTCCGCACTCGGTGTGGACCTGGACGAGGCGCTGCTCACGCTGGCGCTCACCCACCGGTCCTACGCCTACGAGCACGGCGGTCTGCCGACCAACGAGCGCCTGGAGTTCCTGGGCGACTCGGTGCTGTCGATCGTGATCACCGAGCGGCTCTACCGGGACCACCCGGACCTGCCCGAGGGGCAGCTGGCGAAGCTGCGCGCGAGCGTGGTCAACATGCACGCGCTCGCCACCGTCGCGGTGGCGCTGCCGACGCCGGACGACGGGCCGCACGGCCTCGGCGCGTACCTGTACCTGGGGCGCGGTGAGGAGCTGACCGGTGGCCGGTCGAAGGCCAGCATTCTGGCCGACGCCACCGAGGCGCTGCTCGGCGCGGTGTATCTCGCGCACGGCCTCGAGCCGTCCCGCGAGCTGATCCACCGGCTGTTCGCGGACCTGCTGCACAGTGCCCCGCTGCTCGGTGCGGGCCTGGACTGGAAGACCAGCCTGCAGGAGCTCACCGCCGCCGGCGGGCACGGCGTGCCCGAGTACCGGATCGACGAGGAGGGCCCGGACCACCTGAAGGTGTTCACCGCGACGGCCGTCGTCGGGGGTCGCGACCTCGGCAGCGGTGAGGGGCGCACCAAGAAGGAGGCCGAGCAGAAGGCGGCCGAGATCGCCTGGCACGCGCTGTCCGACGAGAGTGCCGGCTCCGGGCGGTAG
- the mutM gene encoding bifunctional DNA-formamidopyrimidine glycosylase/DNA-(apurinic or apyrimidinic site) lyase, whose amino-acid sequence MPELPEVEVVRRGLADHVLDRRIARVEVLHPRAVRRHPTGADDFTGRLTGRTLSAAARRGKYLWLELDTAGPGDDALLAHLGMSGQMLVEPPDAPDEKHLRVRVRFDDDGPELRFVDQRTFGGLSVHPLAAAAGGGLVPEPVAHIARDPMDPAFSADDAVAALRRRRTEVKRALLDQTVVSGIGNIYADEALWRARLHGTRPTGKLTRAQGHAVLDAATTVMHEALAQGGTSFDALYVNVNGASGYFDRSLNVYGQADRACRRCGTPIRRDAFMNRSSFTCPRCQPAPRPRR is encoded by the coding sequence ATGCCGGAACTGCCCGAGGTCGAGGTCGTCCGCCGCGGCCTCGCCGACCACGTGCTGGACCGGCGGATCGCCCGCGTCGAGGTGCTGCATCCGCGCGCGGTACGCCGGCATCCGACCGGCGCGGACGACTTCACCGGCCGGCTGACCGGTCGCACGCTGTCCGCGGCGGCGCGGCGCGGCAAGTACCTCTGGCTGGAGCTGGACACCGCGGGCCCCGGCGACGACGCACTGCTCGCGCACCTGGGGATGTCCGGGCAGATGCTCGTGGAGCCCCCGGACGCGCCCGACGAGAAGCACCTGCGGGTCCGTGTCCGGTTCGACGACGACGGCCCCGAGCTCCGCTTCGTCGACCAGCGCACCTTCGGCGGGCTGTCGGTGCACCCGCTCGCCGCGGCCGCGGGCGGCGGCCTGGTGCCCGAGCCGGTCGCGCACATCGCGCGCGACCCGATGGACCCGGCGTTCTCGGCCGACGACGCCGTCGCGGCGCTGCGTCGCCGTCGCACCGAGGTCAAGCGGGCGCTTCTCGACCAGACCGTCGTCTCCGGGATCGGCAACATCTACGCCGACGAGGCGCTCTGGCGGGCCCGGCTCCACGGCACCCGGCCCACCGGGAAACTCACCCGGGCCCAGGGTCACGCCGTCCTCGACGCCGCGACGACCGTCATGCACGAGGCGCTCGCCCAGGGCGGGACCTCCTTCGACGCGCTGTACGTCAACGTCAACGGCGCCTCGGGCTACTTCGACCGCTCCCTGAACGTCTACGGCCAGGCGGACCGGGCGTGCCGTCGCTGCGGCACCCCGATCCGCCGGGACGCGTTCATGAACCGCTCGTCGTTCACCTGCCCGCGGTGCCAGCCGGCGCCGCGGCCGCGTCGCTGA
- the lysA gene encoding diaminopimelate decarboxylase: protein MTLADLLPSLRPTLAARLEPGLWPVTTRATSDGALQIGGVDLAGLAAHFGTPVQVLDTADVRARCRAYRAALPDAEIVYAGKAFLCRGMARLVADEGCSVDACSGGEVAVAAAAGLPGDRIVLHGTVKTDEDLKAAFAAGVGRIVLDSAAEVDRIAALAPHRQKVLLRISPDVDAGTHPGLTTGTASSWFGMPPAEACEVAGRVLARPELELAGLHCHLGSQVPSVSRYERAAVRMVGVIAALRARYGISVAELDLGGGHAVGYAEGEPCLDPALFGRAVRGTLARACAAHGIDEPRLLVEPGRAVVARAGVTLYRVGAVQRCGDGRTTVLVDGGMSDDPRPALYGARYPVRLVGRATRAPLETVRVAGRHCESSDVIADGVRLPADVAPGDLLAVPVSGAYHASMASTYNQVPRPPVVAVAAGASLALLRRDTPEDLLRRDCS from the coding sequence GTGACCCTCGCCGACCTGCTCCCCTCCCTCCGCCCGACGCTGGCCGCCCGCCTCGAGCCGGGCCTGTGGCCGGTCACGACCCGCGCGACCTCCGACGGCGCCCTGCAGATCGGCGGGGTCGACCTCGCCGGGCTCGCCGCCCACTTCGGCACCCCGGTGCAGGTGCTCGACACCGCCGACGTCCGGGCCCGCTGCCGCGCCTACCGGGCCGCGCTGCCCGACGCCGAGATCGTCTACGCCGGCAAGGCGTTCCTCTGCCGCGGGATGGCCCGCCTGGTCGCCGACGAGGGCTGCTCGGTCGACGCCTGCTCCGGCGGCGAGGTCGCGGTGGCCGCGGCCGCGGGGCTGCCCGGCGACCGGATCGTGCTGCACGGCACCGTCAAGACCGACGAGGATCTCAAGGCGGCGTTCGCCGCGGGCGTCGGGCGGATCGTGCTGGACTCTGCGGCGGAGGTCGACCGGATCGCCGCGCTCGCGCCGCACCGGCAGAAGGTGCTGCTGCGGATCAGCCCGGACGTCGACGCCGGCACCCACCCGGGGCTCACGACCGGCACCGCGTCGTCGTGGTTCGGGATGCCGCCCGCCGAGGCGTGCGAGGTCGCCGGACGGGTGCTGGCCCGCCCCGAGCTGGAGCTGGCCGGGCTGCACTGCCACCTCGGCTCGCAGGTGCCGTCGGTGTCGCGCTACGAGCGGGCCGCGGTCCGGATGGTGGGTGTGATCGCGGCGCTGCGTGCGCGGTACGGGATCAGCGTCGCCGAGCTGGACCTGGGCGGCGGGCACGCGGTCGGCTACGCCGAGGGCGAGCCCTGCCTGGACCCGGCGCTCTTCGGCCGGGCCGTGCGGGGCACCCTGGCCCGGGCCTGTGCGGCGCATGGGATCGACGAGCCGCGGCTGCTGGTCGAGCCGGGGCGCGCGGTCGTCGCCCGGGCCGGGGTGACGCTCTACCGGGTCGGCGCGGTGCAGCGCTGCGGCGACGGCCGCACCACCGTGCTGGTCGACGGCGGCATGAGCGACGACCCGCGCCCCGCCCTCTACGGCGCCCGCTACCCGGTCCGGCTCGTCGGGCGCGCCACCCGGGCGCCGCTGGAGACGGTCCGCGTGGCGGGGCGGCACTGCGAGTCCTCCGACGTGATCGCCGACGGCGTCCGGCTGCCCGCCGACGTCGCGCCCGGGGACCTGCTGGCGGTGCCGGTGTCCGGCGCGTACCACGCGTCGATGGCCTCGACCTACAACCAGGTCCCGCGCCCGCCGGTGGTCGCCGTCGCCGCGGGGGCGTCGCTGGCGCTGCTGCGCCGCGACACCCCGGAGGACCTGCTGCGCCGCGACTGCTCCTGA
- a CDS encoding magnesium and cobalt transport protein CorA — translation MSVIDNAVYVDGKRAAAPDSVDSAVEALQGCRADRGGDAPAFCWIGMLRPGVDEIHQVAAEFGLHALAIEDTVNAHQRPKLERYGSTEFVVLRPARYVDSDEVVEIGEVHLFLGPDFVITVRHAAEPQLGEVRDRLEGEPDLLSHGPMAVLYAVLDRVVDDYFPVLDGLQDDIDEIEVQVFRGDPNVSRRIYQLTRQVIAFQRAVEPLQEIFVELRARFAKSGDAPDLELRRAMRDVIDHATRVRERVEGFRDLLGNILTVNSTLVAQRQNEEMTRLTEAGFAQNEQMKRVSSWAAILFAPTLIAGIYGMNFDEMPELHWALGYPMAIGLMLLLGLGLYLAFKRNDWL, via the coding sequence ATGTCGGTGATCGACAACGCGGTCTACGTCGACGGCAAGCGGGCGGCGGCGCCCGACTCCGTCGACAGCGCGGTCGAGGCGCTGCAGGGCTGCCGTGCCGACCGCGGCGGCGACGCACCCGCGTTCTGCTGGATCGGCATGCTGCGGCCGGGCGTCGACGAGATCCACCAGGTTGCGGCGGAGTTCGGGCTACACGCGCTGGCGATCGAGGACACCGTCAACGCCCACCAGCGCCCCAAGCTGGAGCGCTACGGCAGCACCGAGTTCGTGGTGCTGCGCCCGGCCCGCTACGTCGACTCCGACGAGGTCGTCGAGATCGGCGAGGTGCACCTGTTCCTCGGCCCGGACTTCGTCATCACCGTCCGGCACGCCGCCGAGCCGCAGCTCGGCGAGGTCCGCGACCGGCTGGAGGGCGAGCCGGACCTGCTCTCGCACGGTCCGATGGCGGTGCTCTACGCGGTGCTGGACCGGGTCGTCGACGACTACTTCCCCGTCCTCGACGGTCTGCAGGACGACATCGACGAGATCGAGGTGCAGGTCTTCCGCGGCGACCCGAACGTGTCACGGCGCATCTACCAGCTGACCCGGCAGGTCATCGCGTTCCAGCGGGCCGTCGAGCCGCTGCAGGAGATCTTCGTCGAGCTGCGGGCCCGATTCGCCAAGTCCGGCGACGCCCCGGACCTGGAGCTGCGCCGGGCGATGCGCGACGTGATCGACCACGCCACTCGGGTGCGGGAGCGCGTCGAGGGGTTCCGCGACCTGCTCGGCAACATCCTGACGGTCAACTCGACCCTGGTCGCGCAGCGGCAGAACGAGGAGATGACCCGGCTCACCGAGGCGGGCTTCGCGCAGAACGAGCAGATGAAGCGGGTGTCGTCGTGGGCGGCGATCCTGTTCGCGCCGACCCTGATCGCCGGCATCTACGGCATGAACTTCGACGAGATGCCGGAGCTGCACTGGGCGCTGGGCTACCCGATGGCCATCGGGCTGATGCTGCTGCTCGGTCTGGGGCTGTACCTGGCGTTCAAGCGCAACGACTGGCTCTGA
- the kdpF gene encoding K(+)-transporting ATPase subunit F, which translates to MLALALLVYLVIALLRPERF; encoded by the coding sequence GTGCTCGCCCTGGCCCTGCTGGTCTACCTGGTGATCGCGCTGCTCCGGCCGGAGCGGTTCTGA
- the kdpA gene encoding potassium-transporting ATPase subunit KdpA, with protein MAGLAQAAALVALLAVTWKPLGDRMGRVYTDTRHWRIERFVYRVCRIDAASPQRWTTYAAGVLGFSFVSIALLYLMQRLQAFLPLGFGRGTDGATSVSPAMAFNTAVSFVTNTNWQSYVPEQVLGHTVQMAGLTVQNVVSAAVGMAVAVALVRGFVSRGDDDGRIGNFWVDLTRGVTRILLPVAAVAAVALVATGVVQSLRSGVEITAVDGSVHTLPLAPAASQEAIKELGTNGGGIVNANSAHPFENPGPVANLLEIFLLLVIPVALTRTFGVMVGRVRQGVVLLSVMGGLWALMLAAAWLAETHPNGPAALAAGGAMEGKEVRFGIPGSVLFAVSTTGTSTGAVNSMHDSYSGAAGGVTLLNMLLGEVAPGGVGAGLYGLLVLAVIAVFLAGLMVGRTPEYLGKKLGRREITYAAVSILVMPAFVLLGAGLAIALPGTADALNNDGAHGFSEVLYAWASAANNNGSAFGGLTATGDFFQAGLGLAMLFGRFVPMLAVLALAGSLARQRRVPAGAGTLPTDGPLFAGLVGGTVLLVSALTFFPALALGPIAEALS; from the coding sequence ATGGCGGGGCTCGCGCAGGCGGCGGCGCTGGTGGCGCTGCTCGCCGTGACCTGGAAGCCGCTGGGCGACCGGATGGGGCGGGTCTACACCGACACCCGGCACTGGCGGATCGAGCGGTTCGTCTACCGGGTCTGCCGGATCGACGCCGCGTCCCCGCAGCGCTGGACGACCTACGCCGCGGGTGTGCTGGGCTTCTCGTTCGTCTCGATCGCGCTGCTCTACCTGATGCAGCGGCTGCAGGCCTTCCTCCCGCTCGGGTTCGGCCGCGGCACCGACGGCGCCACCTCGGTGTCGCCCGCGATGGCGTTCAACACCGCGGTGTCGTTCGTGACCAACACGAACTGGCAGTCCTACGTGCCCGAGCAGGTGCTCGGCCACACCGTGCAGATGGCCGGCCTGACCGTGCAGAACGTCGTGTCCGCCGCCGTCGGCATGGCGGTCGCGGTCGCGCTGGTCCGCGGGTTCGTCTCCCGCGGCGACGACGACGGCCGCATCGGCAACTTCTGGGTCGACCTCACCCGCGGCGTCACCCGGATCCTGCTGCCGGTCGCCGCCGTCGCCGCCGTCGCCCTCGTCGCGACCGGCGTCGTGCAGTCGCTGCGCTCCGGGGTGGAGATCACCGCCGTGGACGGCTCGGTGCACACCCTCCCGCTGGCCCCGGCCGCGTCGCAGGAGGCGATCAAGGAGCTCGGCACCAACGGCGGCGGGATCGTCAACGCGAACTCCGCGCACCCGTTCGAGAACCCGGGCCCGGTCGCGAACCTGCTGGAGATCTTCCTGCTGCTGGTGATCCCGGTCGCGCTGACCCGGACCTTCGGGGTCATGGTCGGCCGGGTCCGCCAGGGCGTCGTCCTGCTGTCGGTCATGGGCGGCCTGTGGGCGCTCATGCTCGCCGCCGCCTGGCTCGCCGAGACCCACCCCAACGGCCCCGCCGCGCTCGCTGCAGGTGGTGCGATGGAGGGCAAGGAGGTGCGCTTCGGCATCCCCGGCTCGGTCCTGTTCGCGGTGTCGACGACCGGGACGTCCACCGGCGCGGTCAACTCGATGCACGACAGCTACTCCGGCGCCGCCGGCGGCGTGACGCTGCTGAACATGCTGCTCGGCGAGGTCGCCCCCGGCGGGGTCGGAGCGGGCCTCTACGGCCTGCTGGTGCTCGCCGTCATCGCGGTGTTCCTCGCCGGACTGATGGTCGGCCGGACCCCGGAGTACCTCGGCAAGAAGCTCGGCCGCCGCGAGATCACCTACGCCGCGGTGTCGATCCTGGTCATGCCGGCGTTCGTGCTGCTGGGGGCCGGTCTGGCGATCGCCCTGCCGGGCACCGCCGACGCCCTGAACAACGACGGGGCGCACGGCTTCTCCGAGGTCCTCTACGCCTGGGCCTCGGCCGCCAACAACAACGGCTCCGCGTTCGGCGGGCTCACCGCGACCGGTGACTTCTTCCAGGCCGGCCTGGGGCTGGCCATGCTGTTCGGCCGGTTCGTGCCGATGCTGGCGGTGCTGGCGCTCGCCGGCTCGCTGGCCCGCCAGCGCCGCGTCCCGGCCGGGGCGGGGACGCTCCCGACCGACGGCCCGCTGTTCGCCGGGCTTGTCGGGGGCACCGTGCTGCTGGTCTCGGCGCTGACGTTCTTCCCGGCGCTGGCGCTCGGCCCGATCGCCGAGGCCCTGTCGTGA
- the kdpB gene encoding potassium-transporting ATPase subunit KdpB, translated as MSVSTERPTTGPQASDPAPAPVAAGAFAPGQLLAALPEALRKLDPRVQARNPVMFVVWVGSVLVTVLAVADPSVFAVLVAVWLWFTVLFANLAEAVAEGRGKAQAASLRATQRDTVARRLVTDAPADRDAAEEQVPGAQLRLGDLVVVEAGETIPGDGDVVHGIASVDESAITGESAPVIREAGGDRSAVTGGTTVLSDRIVVRITTRPGESFVDRMIALVEGAARQKTPNEIALTILLSALTIIFLLAVVAIAPMSAYAGTQVPLLVLTALLVCLIPTTIGALLSAIGIAGMDRLVQRNVLATSGRAVEAAGDVDTLLLDKTGTITFGNRRATALHGVGGTGTDELARAARLSSLADQTPEGRSIVELCASEHGLAPEADAAEAVAEFVPFTAQTRMSGIDLDGEVVRKGAAAAILEWAQAADRAEVDRIVETVSDDGGTPLVVAAADAPDGRGARVLGVIELSDVVKPGMAERFAELRAMGIRTVMVTGDNPRTAAAIAAQAGVDDHIAEATPEDKLAYIRREQEGGRLVAMTGDGTNDAPALAQADVGVAMNTGTSAAKEAGNMVDLDSDPTKLIEIVEIGKQLLITRGALTTFSVANDLAKYFAILPAMFVALYPSLGLLNVMGLATPESAILSAVVFNALVIVALIPLALRGVRYRPSSAASLLRRNLLVYGLGGVVTPFAGIAFIDLLVRLVPGI; from the coding sequence GTGTCCGTGTCCACCGAGCGGCCCACCACCGGGCCGCAGGCGTCCGACCCGGCGCCCGCGCCCGTCGCCGCGGGGGCCTTCGCCCCGGGGCAGCTGCTGGCGGCGCTGCCCGAGGCGCTGCGCAAGCTGGACCCACGCGTGCAGGCCCGCAACCCGGTCATGTTCGTCGTCTGGGTCGGGTCCGTGCTGGTCACGGTGCTCGCCGTCGCGGACCCGAGCGTGTTCGCGGTGCTCGTCGCGGTGTGGCTGTGGTTCACCGTGCTGTTCGCCAACCTCGCCGAGGCCGTCGCGGAGGGGCGCGGCAAGGCCCAGGCCGCCTCGCTGCGGGCCACCCAGCGCGACACCGTCGCCCGCAGGCTGGTCACCGACGCGCCCGCCGACCGCGACGCCGCCGAGGAGCAGGTCCCCGGCGCGCAGCTGCGCCTCGGCGACCTCGTCGTCGTCGAGGCGGGGGAGACGATCCCCGGCGACGGCGACGTCGTGCACGGCATCGCCTCGGTCGACGAGTCCGCCATCACCGGCGAGTCCGCGCCGGTCATCCGGGAGGCGGGCGGCGACCGCAGCGCCGTCACCGGCGGCACCACCGTGCTGTCGGACAGGATCGTCGTGCGGATCACGACGAGGCCGGGGGAGTCCTTCGTCGACCGGATGATCGCGCTCGTCGAGGGCGCGGCCCGGCAGAAGACGCCGAACGAGATCGCCCTGACGATCCTGCTCTCGGCCCTGACGATCATCTTCCTGCTCGCGGTCGTCGCGATCGCCCCGATGAGCGCCTACGCCGGCACGCAGGTCCCGCTGCTCGTGCTCACCGCGCTGCTGGTCTGCCTGATCCCGACCACCATCGGCGCGCTGCTGTCCGCGATCGGCATCGCCGGCATGGACCGGCTGGTGCAGCGCAACGTGCTCGCCACCTCCGGCCGCGCCGTCGAGGCCGCCGGTGACGTCGACACGCTGCTGCTCGACAAGACCGGCACCATCACCTTCGGCAACCGTCGCGCCACCGCGCTGCACGGCGTGGGCGGCACCGGGACCGACGAGCTCGCCCGCGCGGCCCGGCTGTCGAGCCTGGCCGACCAGACGCCCGAGGGCCGCAGCATCGTCGAGCTCTGCGCGTCCGAGCACGGGCTCGCCCCCGAGGCCGACGCCGCGGAGGCCGTCGCGGAGTTCGTGCCGTTCACCGCGCAGACCCGGATGTCGGGTATCGACCTCGACGGCGAAGTCGTCCGCAAGGGCGCCGCGGCCGCGATCCTGGAGTGGGCGCAGGCCGCCGACCGGGCCGAGGTCGACCGCATCGTCGAGACCGTGTCCGACGACGGCGGGACCCCGCTGGTCGTCGCGGCCGCCGACGCCCCGGACGGGCGCGGTGCTCGCGTGCTCGGAGTGATCGAGCTGTCCGACGTCGTCAAGCCCGGCATGGCCGAGCGGTTCGCCGAGCTGCGCGCGATGGGCATCCGCACGGTGATGGTCACCGGCGACAACCCGCGCACCGCCGCGGCGATCGCCGCGCAGGCCGGCGTCGACGACCACATCGCCGAGGCCACGCCGGAGGACAAGCTCGCCTACATCCGCCGTGAGCAGGAAGGTGGGCGGCTCGTGGCGATGACCGGCGACGGCACCAACGATGCGCCCGCGCTCGCCCAGGCCGACGTCGGCGTCGCCATGAACACCGGCACCTCCGCCGCGAAGGAGGCCGGGAACATGGTCGACCTGGACTCCGACCCGACCAAGCTGATCGAGATCGTCGAGATCGGCAAGCAGCTGCTCATCACCCGCGGCGCGCTGACGACGTTCTCCGTCGCCAACGACCTCGCGAAGTACTTCGCGATCCTGCCCGCGATGTTCGTCGCGCTCTACCCGTCGCTGGGACTGCTCAACGTGATGGGCCTGGCGACGCCCGAGTCCGCGATCCTCTCCGCGGTCGTCTTCAACGCGCTGGTCATCGTCGCGCTGATCCCGCTCGCCCTGCGCGGGGTGCGGTACCGGCCGTCCTCGGCGGCGTCGCTGCTGCGCCGCAACCTGCTCGTCTACGGCCTCGGCGGGGTCGTCACCCCGTTCGCCGGGATCGCGTTCATCGACCTGCTCGTCCGTCTCGTCCCGGGGATCTGA
- a CDS encoding potassium-transporting ATPase subunit C, translating to MLTTLRRQTATGLRVLLVMTVLCGIVYPLAIWGVARIPGLEARAEGSVLPGGAGSSLIGIDPVAPDPAADPFFHTRPAASAEAEDGLGPADTATSGGSNKGGFDDGLLAAVHQRRAVIAAREGVAPQAVPADAVTTSASGLDPDISPEYAALQVPRVARVTGLPVARVGELVAAATSGRTLGFLGEPRVNVTELNLSVRDARG from the coding sequence ATGCTCACCACCCTGCGCCGCCAGACCGCCACCGGTCTGCGCGTGCTCCTCGTCATGACGGTCCTGTGCGGGATCGTCTACCCGCTCGCGATCTGGGGCGTCGCCCGGATCCCGGGCCTGGAGGCCCGGGCCGAGGGCTCGGTGCTGCCGGGCGGCGCCGGGTCGTCGCTGATCGGGATCGACCCGGTCGCGCCCGACCCGGCCGCCGACCCGTTCTTCCACACCCGGCCCGCGGCGTCGGCGGAGGCCGAGGACGGTCTCGGCCCGGCCGACACCGCCACCTCCGGCGGGTCGAACAAGGGCGGCTTCGACGACGGGCTGCTGGCCGCCGTGCACCAGCGCCGCGCGGTGATCGCCGCCCGCGAGGGCGTCGCGCCGCAGGCGGTCCCGGCCGACGCGGTGACCACGTCGGCGTCCGGGCTCGACCCGGACATCAGCCCGGAGTACGCGGCCCTGCAGGTGCCCCGCGTCGCGCGGGTCACCGGGCTGCCCGTCGCGCGCGTCGGCGAGCTCGTCGCCGCCGCGACGTCCGGGCGCACCCTCGGGTTCCTCGGGGAGCCGCGGGTGAACGTCACCGAACTCAACCTGTCCGTGCGGGACGCGCGCGGGTGA